The following DNA comes from Pseudomonas marginalis.
GGCGAAAGAACTGTCCGCGCGTCGGGTCTTCCAGGGTCCAGGAAGGAGAGCCGTCGCGATGTTGCGGGCCTTCATGCAGCAACAGTTCCTGGCGCAGCGGCGGCAGGTTCACAGGGCCAGCCAGATACGCACGGTGGCCAGGGGGCGACGCAGCAGGAAGTAGATCAGGCTGGTGCGCCCCGCATAGACCTTGGCTGTGCCTTTGAGGCCGACGCGCAGGCGCGGGTCGGCGCTATCGAATTCAGCTTTGAGACGGTACGCCATACCGCCGTCGGGCGTTGGGCTGGCGCGGTAGGCCAGGCGTTGCAAAGTGGCCGGCAAGGGGGCCGACGGGTCAGTGTTGAGGAACAGCAAGGTGGCGGCGCCCGGTTGCAGGTCGATGGCGTCGCCCACCGGCAGCAGGATTTCCAGTTGGGTCTGCTGCGGTTCGGCCACCAGCATGATGCGTTCGCCCAAGGACACGGGCCGTCCGACCCAATCACTGGAGTCGTCAAACACCGCCACGCCGGCTCGCGGCGCGGTGATCAAGGTGCGCTTGAGGTTTTCCTGGAGAAACGCCACCTCGCTTAACGCCTGCTCACGCCGACCTTGCAGTACCGCCAGGCTGGCTTTACTGCGCTCGTCGCTGAGGGCTTGCTGCTGGGCCTGGCGAAACTCCGCATCACTGATGGACAACGCCTGGCGAGAAGATTCAAGGCGGCTTTGCAGTTCACGGGCATCCAGTTGCACCAGCGCCTGGCCTTCGCTCACGGTTTGATTCGGTTGCACCAGCATACGTTCGACGACGCCCTGCATCGGCGCGCGCAGCACGCTGGGGTGCAGGGCGACAATTTCCGCCGGGGCCAGTACCGACTGACGGATCGGGATAAGTAACAGCGCCAGCAACAGGCCCGCGCCGATCAGCACCTGGCGACGCTTGAAGTCGGGGCGTCGCAAGCGTCGCGTGCCCGGATTCAGCAAGGCCTGCCAGGCATGCCCGACCGCGTCCAGCCAGAGTTCCAGCAACTGCTGCTGCGCGTTGCTCAGCGGCGCGTCCCGGGCCAGTAGCAGTGCGCCCAACAGCTCGCCCGCAGGGTTTTTGATCGGCAGCCACAGCAGCACCTGTGGCAGGTACTCACCCCATATCGCTGCATCGGCAGGGGAGAGGTTGTGGCGGTCGATCGGATGGATCACCCCGGCGTTATCGGAAGCCTGCCAGTCTCGACAGCGTTGGCCGAGCCAGCTGGTGAAGGGCGCGTCACGCTCCACCACGGCCAGCCCGGACAGCGTTTGCCAGCGTTGGTCGGTACCGTGCCAAAGCAGCGCCTGGCGGTAGTCAAGCAGCAGGCGGGTGTCATTCACCAGCAGGAAACCCAGCGCCTCCAGGCCGCCGGCGGCGCGCAGGCGTTGTTCCAGGTGCAGCAGGTCAGCCAGGACGTTATTGGCGCTCATGGCCGGGGGGCGTCGGGCGGTACGAGCAGCGCATTACCGCTCATGCCGGGGAGCAATTGCGGGTCGTTGCTGGTGATACGCCCGAACACTTTGATCGACTGGCTGATGGGGTCGATCACTGAGCCCAGGCGGGTGACCTCGGCGGGATATTCTTGGGCGGTTTCTTCCAGGCGCACCTTGAACCGATGCCCAGGCTTGAGCCAGACCATCCAGTGTGACGGCACGATCAGTTCTACTTCAAACGAACTGTCGTCATAGATCGCCAGCAGCTCCTCGCCTTCTGCCACGTATTCGCCCGGTTGCGCCTTGCGTTCGGCGACGCGCCCGGAAAACGGCGCGTCGATGGCGCAGCGCTGCACCATCACCTGGCCCACGCCACGCTGGGCCCGGGCCATGTTCACTTCAGCCTGGGCCTGGGACAGATCGGACACGCTGATCGACTGCAGCTTATCCAGGCGCCGGGCCACGTCGAGTTTTTTGCCGGCGGCGGCTTCGGCGGCGGCCGAATGGGTCAACTGTGCGCGGTGCACGGCACAATCGAAGGTCACCAGGCGCTGGCCCTTCTTGAAGCTGGCGCCTTCCTTGACGTCCAACTCCAGCACCTTGCCCGCCAGTTCGCTGGACAGGACCGTACGCCGGCTGGCGCTCAGTTGCACGCGCAGTTGTGGCGAATTCGCGACCTGGCTGGAGGGCGCTTGCAGCGGTGCAGGTTCCTCAGCCACGGCGGCCATAGCGGTGAACGACAGGCACAGGGGCAACGCGACACAGTGAAAGTTACGCATGGGGCGGTGGGTCTCGGCAAATCGGGGGATAGCCCCGGCCACCTTCGGGCGACCGGGGCGGCCATCAGCGTTTCTGGGTGACGGGCACCACGGGTGTGCCTTGCAGAGAGCCGAGGCTGTTCCACATATCCAGGCTCTGCACCGGGCGCGGCGCTACGGCCACCGGTGCCGGCGTCGTAACGATCACGTGGCTCGGGTTGAGCCTTGGCAGGCGGGGCACCTGGGTCTTGCCCTGGGCCAGTGCGACGCCGTTGTCGAGGATCGCCTGGCTCAGCGCGGCCACGCTGTTGTCGGCCATACGCTCCGGCAACGGGTCCAGCCCCGCCGCCTGGTACACCGCACCGTAGGCGCTTTGCAACTGCGCGTAGCTGCGGTCACGAATACGTGTGGCCAAGACCGTTTCGGTACGAGTGCGCACGCGTTCCACGAGGGTTTGGGCGTCGCTTTGCACCGCGTTTTCGGTCTGGTGCAGGATGCCACGCTGGATGCGCTGCAGTTCGTTGGAGCGATCAAACAGCGTGTTGGCCTGCTGGAACTGCTGCCACGCCACGTTAACCTGGGTCAGTACCGCCATGCGCAGTGCCTGGCGGCGCACATCGGCCACCGCACTGCGCGCTTCGCCGGCACGGGTGATGACGGGGTAGGACAGCACGCTCATCAGGTTCCAGCTCACCTGCACCCCGGCATCGGCCCAGCGATTGTTCACGGCAAAACTGTTGCTGTCGTAGTTGCTGCCGACGAACAGCGAAGCCCCTGGCAGCAGGCGCAGCAACGCCGAACGGGTTTCCAGCACGACGTTGCGCGCCAGGTAGCTTTCTTCGCGCACTTCCGGGCGCTTGACCATGGCCATGGCTTCCAGATCATCCAGGCTGTAAGCCAAGGCGGGTTGCTTCATCTGCTGATCGCTTGGCAGCACCAAGCGGTAATCGGTGGCCGGCGGCAGGTTCATCAACGCGGCCAGGCGCGATTTGGCGCTGGCCAATTCGCCGTCCACGGCTTCCAGTTGACGCACCATTTCCAGCAGGCCTTTTTGGAAGCGCAGGGCGTCCAACGGTGCCAACAGACGCTGTTGTTCGGTCTGGCGCGCATTGGCCAGGGTACTGCGTGCCTCTACCAGCGCTTGCTGTACTTCTGGCTTGAGGCGTTCGGCGGTGGCCGCCTCCCAATAGGCGCTGCGCACCTGGGCGATGATGTCGGCGACGATGCGGCGGCGGCGTTCTTCGGCGGCCAGACTTTTGTTGGCCTGGGCCTTGGCGCCGAAATAACCGAGGCCGAAGTCCAGCACGTTCCATGACAGTTGCAGGTCGGCGCTGCGGCTGCTGCGATCCTGGCTGGTGGACGGCTCCAAGGACTGGTTACCGGTGCGGATCGACTCGCTGGACGACGCCGAAATGTTATCGCGACCCCGCCAGCCCGCGCGGGCGGCCAGCTTGGGCAGCATGTCGAGGCTCTGCACGTCCAGCAGGTTATCTTCCAGGGCACGCTCCATCAGGCCCAGGCGCTGTTGCAGGTTGTATTTCACCGCGCGGGCCATGGCTTCTTCCAGGCTGATGGGGCGGGTAACCGGCTCCTGGCCGTTGAACATCCGTGCACGGTCGGCGCTGGCCTGGGCGATATGCTGGTCCAGGGTCTCGGGTTCGGGTGTCACCGCGCAGGCACTCAGCGTGAGTGCGGCCAGGCCGATAGCGAGACGTAACGGCAGGCGTTGGGCGAGCGGTTGCTGCTTGATCACATGTATTCCCCTGAAAAAGTGCGGTGCAGGCTGCCATCTTGGCGTGGCGTGACGCAGTGGCGGCAAAGATAAGAATTATTCGCAATATCGGCCATGCCGGGTTCATTAAGATTGCTTAATGAACCCGGCTGATTCAGGCGGCGTTTTTGTCGTCACCGCCCAACAGTGCGCGCAGCAACGCCTGGCCGCGCGCCAGCAGGCCGCTTTGGCCGCTGGCTTGCAGCTGCGCCTCCAGGGTTGCCTGAACCGCAGTATCGGTCTCGACGCCGGCGTTGTCCGGTACGTGCAGCTCCACTGGGATCTGCACAGGCATGCCGCGGCTGTCGCGCGTTTCCAGGTGCAGCTTCAAGCGCTGTAACTCGGCCAGATGCCGGCTTTCGACGTGGATGCGGCCGGTATGGCTGTCAAACCGAATCCATGCCGGCAGCGGCTTGCCGTCGGCCTGGCGCAAGGTAGCCCCGGCAGGGCTGTCGGGCAGTTGGAAACGTGTCAGCAGGCTGCCGCGTTCAACGGGCACCAGGGCGTGATTGGCAGTCGGGACACTGATGGTTTCCAGGCCTGCCGGATCGTGGTCACGCAAGCCATCCACGCTGCCCAGGCCGAGCCAGGTCGGCAGTGTCACCGGGTCGACCGGAGCGCGGGTAAAGTCTGCCTGGGGTGCACGGCCCCAGGTGCTGGCCGGCTGCTCGCGGACCGGCACCGGTGCAATCCAGCCGGACGGCTGACCGGGCACTACCGGGGTCACCATGGGCACTGGCGCGATCACCGGCTCAGTCACCGGCTCAGTCACTGGCTCGGTCACCACCGGCGCGGCCTCGACCTCCAGCGTCAGGGTGCGCGACACACTGGCGCCAGCCGGGTCGCTGGCGACCAGTGTGAAGGTCAGCGTGCCCGCGCTGTCGAGGGTGCCGGACAAGGTGCGGCTGACCGTATCGAAATGCAGGCTCTCAGGCAAACCGTCCACGCGCAGGGTCAGCGTATCGCCATCCGGGTCGCTGAACAGGTCAGCCGGCAATACCACTTGGTACGGTGTACCCACCTCGGCGTTCGGCGGCACATAGGCGCCGGGGCTGACTTGCGGCGCCTGGTTCGCCTCGGTGTTGAGCACTTGCAGGGTCACCTGTCGCGCCTGGCTGTTTTGCTCACCGTCGTTCAACACCACATTCAGCACGAGGGCACCCTTGGCGGTGGACATGGCGCTGTTGTTGTAGGTCAACTGATGCAGGATCGCCTGGGCCTGGGCGCTGCTGACGGTGGTGCTGAAGGTCACGGTCAAGGTGCCGCCGCTGTCGACAAAACTTGCCAGCACGCGTGTGTCTTGCAGCAATTGCCCATCAACCAGGCGGATGCCGTTGCCCTCGACAAAGCCGAAGTGATCGTCGGCCACCGCGCCGGTGCTGCGGCTGACGCTGAGGCTGGCGCCCTGATAATTGTTCGCCGCGTCCAGCTCGGCATCCGACAGCAACAA
Coding sequences within:
- a CDS encoding efflux RND transporter periplasmic adaptor subunit, translating into MRNFHCVALPLCLSFTAMAAVAEEPAPLQAPSSQVANSPQLRVQLSASRRTVLSSELAGKVLELDVKEGASFKKGQRLVTFDCAVHRAQLTHSAAAEAAAGKKLDVARRLDKLQSISVSDLSQAQAEVNMARAQRGVGQVMVQRCAIDAPFSGRVAERKAQPGEYVAEGEELLAIYDDSSFEVELIVPSHWMVWLKPGHRFKVRLEETAQEYPAEVTRLGSVIDPISQSIKVFGRITSNDPQLLPGMSGNALLVPPDAPRP
- a CDS encoding TolC family protein: MIKQQPLAQRLPLRLAIGLAALTLSACAVTPEPETLDQHIAQASADRARMFNGQEPVTRPISLEEAMARAVKYNLQQRLGLMERALEDNLLDVQSLDMLPKLAARAGWRGRDNISASSSESIRTGNQSLEPSTSQDRSSRSADLQLSWNVLDFGLGYFGAKAQANKSLAAEERRRRIVADIIAQVRSAYWEAATAERLKPEVQQALVEARSTLANARQTEQQRLLAPLDALRFQKGLLEMVRQLEAVDGELASAKSRLAALMNLPPATDYRLVLPSDQQMKQPALAYSLDDLEAMAMVKRPEVREESYLARNVVLETRSALLRLLPGASLFVGSNYDSNSFAVNNRWADAGVQVSWNLMSVLSYPVITRAGEARSAVADVRRQALRMAVLTQVNVAWQQFQQANTLFDRSNELQRIQRGILHQTENAVQSDAQTLVERVRTRTETVLATRIRDRSYAQLQSAYGAVYQAAGLDPLPERMADNSVAALSQAILDNGVALAQGKTQVPRLPRLNPSHVIVTTPAPVAVAPRPVQSLDMWNSLGSLQGTPVVPVTQKR
- a CDS encoding efflux RND transporter periplasmic adaptor subunit yields the protein MSANNVLADLLHLEQRLRAAGGLEALGFLLVNDTRLLLDYRQALLWHGTDQRWQTLSGLAVVERDAPFTSWLGQRCRDWQASDNAGVIHPIDRHNLSPADAAIWGEYLPQVLLWLPIKNPAGELLGALLLARDAPLSNAQQQLLELWLDAVGHAWQALLNPGTRRLRRPDFKRRQVLIGAGLLLALLLIPIRQSVLAPAEIVALHPSVLRAPMQGVVERMLVQPNQTVSEGQALVQLDARELQSRLESSRQALSISDAEFRQAQQQALSDERSKASLAVLQGRREQALSEVAFLQENLKRTLITAPRAGVAVFDDSSDWVGRPVSLGERIMLVAEPQQTQLEILLPVGDAIDLQPGAATLLFLNTDPSAPLPATLQRLAYRASPTPDGGMAYRLKAEFDSADPRLRVGLKGTAKVYAGRTSLIYFLLRRPLATVRIWLAL